Part of the Longimicrobium sp. genome, CGTCAGAAAGAACCACGCGAGCAGCGTCCAGCGGCGCGTGGTCGCGATCCAGCGCGTGTCCAGCCGCCCCGAAAGGAGCGCGGCCACGCAGAAGGCGAACGGGATGGTGAAGCAGGTGAAGCCGAGGTACAGCGTCGGCGGGTGGATCGTCATCCAGTAGTTCTGGAGCTGCGGATTGAGCCCACGGCCGTCGGCCGGGGTGAAGTCCAGCAGCTTGAACGGGTTGGACGCGAAGACGATCACCACCATAAAGAACGCCAGCACCGCGAGGTTCGTCCCCGTGACGTAGGGCATGAACTCGCGGTTGCGCCGCCGGTTCTGCGCGACGACGATGGCCGAGAAGAGGGCCAGCAGCGTGGCCCAGAAGACGAGGGAGCCGGTCTGCCCGGCCCACAGCCCCGTGATCTTGTAGAAGAGGGAGAGCTCGCGGTTGGAGTACCCCGCGACGTACTGGTAGACGTACTCGTTGCGCAGGAACGACGCGATGATCGCCCCGCACGACACCAGCAGCAGCGCAAACACGGCGTACACGGAGCGCTCGGCGCTGAGCACCAGGTCTCCGCGCCCGCGCCGCCCGCCCACAAAGCCGAGCGTGGCGCCCCACCCGGCCAGGAGGAGCGCCACCCAGAGGGCGACTTCGCCGATCGAAGTGATCACGACGTCTTCAGATCCGCTTCGACGGCTTCGTAGCGCGAGCCGCACTTGGTGAGCACGGTGGACGCCTCGAAGGTGCCGGCCCGCGTGAACTTCCCTTCCACCACCACGTCGCGCCCTTCCTTGAAAGTGTCCGGGAGCGGCCCGTTGTACTTCACGGGGAACTGCGTGGTCCCGTTGGCGATGTCCATCACGGAGAAGGAGAGGTCCAGCGTGCGCTGGTCGTAGCGCACGGTGCCGGGCACCACGCGCCCGCCCACCTTGTACCCCAGCGCGTGGAGCGACGGGTCCTTGTTCACCGCCGACACCAGCTCGGTGGGGGTGTAGTAGTACATCGCGGAGTCCTTCATCCCCGTAACCATCAGGTACCCCACGACGCCCACCAGCGCCACGGCTGCCGCGGCGAACTTGCGCTGCTTCTTCACCGGGAGATCCTCCGCGGAAGGGTGCGAGTCAACGCGCCGAATATAGCGCGCAATCTTCTGCGGTGAAAGGCGTTCGGCGCTACACGGTTGTGGGGGAAAGCCTGACGGACGGGGATGAGGGGATGGGGGATGAGGGGATGAACTACACAGCCCCGATAATTTCATGCCTTCATCCCACATCCCCCTCCCCTCATCCCCTCATCCCTTCATCCCTTCAGCCCCTCATCCCCTCATCCCCTCACCCCCTCATCCCTTCATCCCCGCGGTCACTCCGCGCTCCAGCAGCTCACGCGCGTGCTCCAGCGACTTCTCGCTCTCCGGATCGCCGCCGAGCATGCGGGCGATCTCGGAGACGCGGCCGGCGGATTCCAGGGGGGTGACCTCGGTGGTAGTGCGCCCGTCGCGCTCCAGCTTGGAGACGAGGAGGTGCAGGTGCGCGCGCGAGGCGATCTGCGGAAGGTGGGTGATGGCGAAGACCTGATGGCTCCCCGCCACCTCCCGCATCTTGTCCCCCACCTGCAGCCCCACCCGCCCACCGATGCCCGCGTCCACCTCGTCGAAGATCAGCGTGGGGACGGAGTCCAGCCGCGCCAGGATCGTCTTGAGCGCCAGCATGATGCGCGACATCTCCCCGCCGGAGGCGACAAAGGAGAGCGGCCTGGGGTCGAAGCCCTTGTTGAGCGACACGCGGAACTCGACGTCCTCCGCCCCGTGCGCGCCCGGCGCCGCGAGCGGCACGCGCACCGCCGCGAAGACCCCGCCCGCCATCCCCAGCTCGGGGAGCACGGAGGTGACCTCGCGCGACAGCTTCTTGACCGCCTTGTCGCGGCGAACGGTAAGGTCGGCGGCCGTTGCATCGCGGGCCTCGCGGGCGGCGAGCAGGCGCTTGTTGAGCGCGGCGGCCTCGAAGCCGGCGCCGTCCACCAGGTCCAGCTCGGCGCGCGCCTGCCGCCCGATCTCCACGATCTCCTCCAGCGTGCCACCGTACTTGGAGCGCAGGCGGAAAAGCAGGTCCTGGCGGCGGCGGATCTCGTCCAGGCGCGCGGGATCGTGCTCGATGTTGGCGGCGTAGCGCTCCATGCGGTCGCCCAGCTCCTGGAGCGCGTAGTACGCGCTGTCGTACAGCTCCTGGAGCTCCGCCTGCGACGGGTCGATGCGGACGAGCGAGTCCAGCGCGCGGCGGATGCTCCCCAGCCCGCTCACCAGCGCCTCGTCCGCGCCGATCAGCGCCTCGTACAATCCGCCGGAGAGCGCGGTCAGCTCCTCCGAGTGGGTGAGGCGGCGCGCGTCGTCCTCCAGCTCCTCCTCCTCGCCGGGGCTGAGGGCGGCCTTTTCGATCTCGTCCGCCTGGAAGCGCAGGTAGTCGGCGCGCTGCATGGCCTCGCGGCGGCGCGTCTCTAGCGACTCCAGCTCGCGCTCCAGCCCCAGGACGGCGGCGTGCGCGGCGCGCATCTTCTCCACCGCCTCCGCATTGCCTGCGTAGGCGTCCAGGATGGCGCGCTGCTCGTCGCGGCGGAGGAGCGTCTGATGCTCGTGCTGGCCGTGGAGGTCCACCAGGAGCCGCCCCAGCTCGCCCAACACGGAGACGGTGGTCGGCGAGCCGTTGACCCAGGCGCGGCTGCGCCCCTCGGCCACCACCTCGCGCTTGAGGACGAGCGTCCCCTCCTCCG contains:
- the recN gene encoding DNA repair protein RecN, coding for MLSELRIRNFALIDRLSVRLGPGLNVLTGETGAGKSIIVGALGLLLGERASADVVRHGEERASVEGVFDVAGREDVERMLDERGFEAEEGTLVLKREVVAEGRSRAWVNGSPTTVSVLGELGRLLVDLHGQHEHQTLLRRDEQRAILDAYAGNAEAVEKMRAAHAAVLGLERELESLETRRREAMQRADYLRFQADEIEKAALSPGEEEELEDDARRLTHSEELTALSGGLYEALIGADEALVSGLGSIRRALDSLVRIDPSQAELQELYDSAYYALQELGDRMERYAANIEHDPARLDEIRRRQDLLFRLRSKYGGTLEEIVEIGRQARAELDLVDGAGFEAAALNKRLLAAREARDATAADLTVRRDKAVKKLSREVTSVLPELGMAGGVFAAVRVPLAAPGAHGAEDVEFRVSLNKGFDPRPLSFVASGGEMSRIMLALKTILARLDSVPTLIFDEVDAGIGGRVGLQVGDKMREVAGSHQVFAITHLPQIASRAHLHLLVSKLERDGRTTTEVTPLESAGRVSEIARMLGGDPESEKSLEHARELLERGVTAGMKG
- a CDS encoding cytochrome c maturation protein CcmE, which gives rise to MKKQRKFAAAAVALVGVVGYLMVTGMKDSAMYYYTPTELVSAVNKDPSLHALGYKVGGRVVPGTVRYDQRTLDLSFSVMDIANGTTQFPVKYNGPLPDTFKEGRDVVVEGKFTRAGTFEASTVLTKCGSRYEAVEADLKTS